In the Acetobacterium sp. KB-1 genome, AGTCTTTTTCAAAATCCAGGATATTGTTGATATCCGCTCCCCGCCAGCCGTAAATACTCTGATCGTCATCGCCGCAGACACAAATATTTTTGTATTTGGCGGCCAGCATGTTAACCAGTTCATATTGGCTATGATTGGTATCCTGATATTCATCCACCATAATGTATTTAAAGCGATTCTGATATTGTTCCAGAATTTCCGGAAAGCCCTTAAATAATACCAGGGTATTGTAGATCAGATCATCAAAATCCATGGCATTGTTTGCTTTTAAGCTTTCCTGGTAGCGTTTATAATAAAGTCCGACCTTCTCTTTTCTGAAATCGCCGGAATTTTCTTTTAGATAGGCTTCCGGACTGACAAAATTATTCTTGGCCGTTGAGACTTCGCCGCTTAAAAACTGGTTGGTAAAATATTTGTCATTGAGGCCCAATTCTTTGATTAAGCTTTTATATAAACGCTTCTGATCGTCCATATCATAAATGACAAAGTTGTCGTCATAACCCAACCATTGTGCATGGGTTCGCATAATTCGGGCACACATGGCGTGAAATGTCGACATCCAGATCCGTTTACTGTCCTCAATCTTCATTTTGGCAATCCGCTCCCGCATTTCGCCGGCGGCTTTATTGGTAAAAGTGATGGCCAGAATCTGTGAAGGCCATGCCTGTCCTGTTTCAATAATATGGGCAATGCGATGAATAATAGTTCGTGTTTTCCCTGATCCGGCCCCTGCCAATATTAATAGTGGCCCATCGATGGTTTCTGCTGCTTCTCGTTGTCGAGTGTTTAACCCGTCTAATAAACTCATGTGTTCTCCTAAATATTTATTTCATAGTTAATTGCAAAAATTATAAGAACTTCAGGCTCCGTTTTGCAACGCTCTAATTTGTTTCATTCTTAAAATTTCTTTTCGCCATAATAAATGCTTGTTAAGACCTTATCCATCTTGGCTGCATCCATTTTAATTGGATTTCTCTGGGTGGAGCCCATCAGCGAATTTTTTAGTAACTCATCATAATTGGCTTTAAATTCTTCTTCCGGGATGCCAGCAGCCTGAAAGGAGCTGGGGATTTCGAAAGTTTTGTTGAGCTCTTTAATTTCATCGATAATGTTTTTCCCGATTAACCGGGATAGCTGTTCCAGTTCCTCGGCCACCTGCGGATCCTGCCCATTATATTCCAGTACATAGGGCAGAGCAATGGCATTTAGCAGTCCATGACTGGTACCAAAGCGCCCCCCAAAAGCATGGGCAATGCCATGGTCCATTCCCAGACCGGCATTTTGAAAGGCGAACCCGGCCAGACAGGAAAAGTTGTGAACATGCTGCCGACTTTTTATATCCCCGCTTTCAAAGGACTGGCGCAGATACTTAAGTAAACCTTCTACGGCCCCTTTTGCCATGGTTTTGGTGAAGTCATCGGCGCTTTTATTAATCATCGCTTCCAGACCATGGGTCAGGGCATCCATCCCCGATTCCACTATCACATCGGGTGGCATTGATAAAGTCAGTTCCCCATCTAAAATAGCCAGATCGGGAATAAAGGCCTTCGTTTTTAGCCCTATTTTAATATTTTCTTCCGGGAAGGTAATCACGGCTGCCCGGGTAACCTCAGAGGCCGTTCCGGAGGTTGAGGGAATCGCCACCAGTTTGATCCGCTCCCGTTTTTCCGGTGCCTGACCAGCCTTGATCGCTTCGATGGTTAACCCATTGTACTCGCACATCAGGGTCATGACCTTGGCAGCATCGAGAACCGAACCGCCACCAATGGCAATCACTACATCCGGATTAAACGCCTTCATCTTTAACAGACCCGCTTCTACATCACAAACGCTGGGGTTTGCTCCAATGCCGCTAAGGATATCATAATCCTTAGCAACTTCTTTTAAAAGGGCTTCGGCCCGTTTGATGGTCCCATTTCTAAATAAAGCGGTTCTTCCGGTTACGATAAAAAACCGTTGCCCCACTATCTCTCTAATGGTATCCAAGGTGCCGGGACCGGTTATGATCTCGTCTCCGCAAAACTTTAAACTGCTCACTTTATATCTACCCCCTTATCAAAATTGAGTGTAATCTTTGTCCCTTTTTTTTCTTCACTTTCAATGGTCATACCGGCATGGTGCTCATCGACAATCCAATTAGCAATCGACAAGCCCAGTCCCGTTCCACCCTCGGTTCGGGATCG is a window encoding:
- a CDS encoding iron-containing alcohol dehydrogenase, with the translated sequence MSSLKFCGDEIITGPGTLDTIREIVGQRFFIVTGRTALFRNGTIKRAEALLKEVAKDYDILSGIGANPSVCDVEAGLLKMKAFNPDVVIAIGGGSVLDAAKVMTLMCEYNGLTIEAIKAGQAPEKRERIKLVAIPSTSGTASEVTRAAVITFPEENIKIGLKTKAFIPDLAILDGELTLSMPPDVIVESGMDALTHGLEAMINKSADDFTKTMAKGAVEGLLKYLRQSFESGDIKSRQHVHNFSCLAGFAFQNAGLGMDHGIAHAFGGRFGTSHGLLNAIALPYVLEYNGQDPQVAEELEQLSRLIGKNIIDEIKELNKTFEIPSSFQAAGIPEEEFKANYDELLKNSLMGSTQRNPIKMDAAKMDKVLTSIYYGEKKF